In Neovison vison isolate M4711 chromosome 14, ASM_NN_V1, whole genome shotgun sequence, the following proteins share a genomic window:
- the LOC122895437 gene encoding LOW QUALITY PROTEIN: autism susceptibility gene 2 protein homolog (The sequence of the model RefSeq protein was modified relative to this genomic sequence to represent the inferred CDS: deleted 1 base in 1 codon), which produces METAAAAAPGPGWAAEGERRRRRCSRRDRDREQRRRRGPGGDAPRALLAAPRGSSSSSSPPPPARPWSSASSGERPGGPRRRRPRPRPRPPRPRARKRPAGSGSRGEEEEEEEEGGADDGEAEEEPEEEEEEEEDLIDGFAIASFASLEALQKDASLQPPERLEHRLKHSGKRKRGGSSGATGEPGDSSDREPGRPSGDRARKWPNKRRRKEASSRHSLEAGYICDAESDLDERVSDDDLDPSFTVSTSKASGPHGAFNGNCEAKLSVVPKVSGLERSQEQPPGPDPLLVPFPPKEPPPPPAPRPPVSPPAPLPAAPSLPPPPQPQLQLRVSPFGLRTSPYGSSLDLSTGSSSRPPPKAPAPPVAQPPPSSSSSSSSSSSASSSSAQLTHRPPTPSLPLPLSTHSFPPPGLRPPPPPHHPSLFSPGPTLPPPPPLLQVPGHPGASAANALSEQDLIGQDLNSRYLNAQGGPEVVGAGGSARPLAFQFHQHNHQHQHTHQHTHQHFTPYPPGLLPPHGPHMFEKYPGKMEGLFRHNPYAAFPPAVPGLPPGLPPAVSFGSLQGAFQPKSTNPELPPRLGPVPSGLPQKGTQIPDHFRPPLRKPGKWCAMHVRVAYMILRHQEKMKGDSHKLDFRNDLLPCLPGPYGALPPGQELPHPAASLFTATGAVHAAANPFTAAPGAHGPFLSPSTHIDPFGRPTSFASLAALSNGAFGGLGSPTFNSGAVFAQKESPGAPPAFASPPDPWGRLHRSPLAFPAWVRPPEAARTPGSDKERPVERREPSLTKEEKDRDLPFSRPQLRVSPATPKARAGEEGARPPKESVRVKEERKEEAAAAAAAAAAAAAAAAAAAAAAATTGPQGLHLLFERPRPPPFLGPSPPERCAGFLEPTWLAGPPRLARPPRFYEAGEELTGPGAVAAARLYGLEPAHPLLYSRLAPPPPPAAAPGTPHLLSKTPPGALLGAPPPLVPAPRPSSPPRAPGPARADR; this is translated from the exons ATGGAGACGGCAGCGGCCGCGGCTCCGGGCCCCGGCTGGGCCGCGGAgggggagcggcggcggcggcgctgctCGCGCCGAGACCGAGACCGGGAGCAGCGGCGCCGCCGAGGTCCCGGCGGCGACGCGCCCCGGGCCCTGTTGGCCGCCCCGCGCGGCTCCTCGTCCTCCTCGTCGCCGCCACCGCCCGCCAGGCCTTGGTCGTCAGCTTCGTCCGGAGAGCGGCCCGGAGGCCCGAGACGACGGCGGCCCCGTCCCAGGCCTCGGCCCCCGCGACCCCGAGCTCGGAAGCGGCCTGCCGGCTCGGGCAGCCgcggggaggaagaggaggaggaggaggaggggggcgcAGACGACGGGGAGGCCGAGGAGGagcctgaggaggaggaagaagaggaggaggacttGATCGATGGCTTCGCCATCGCCAGCTTCGCCAGCCTTGAGGCCTTGCAG AAGGATGCATCGCTTCAGCCCCCAGAGCGACTGGAACATCGGCTGAAGCATTCTGGGAAGCGGAAGAGGGGGGGTTCCAGTGGGGCCACTGGGGAGCCAGGGGACAGCTCTGATCGGGAGCCTGGACGGCCCTCTGGGGACCGGGCCCGAAAATGGCCCAATAAGCggagaaggaaagag GCGTCCTCCCGTCATTCTCTGGAAGCTGGATACATA tgTGATGCAGAAAGCGATCTGGACGAGAGG GTCTCCGATGATGACCTCGACCCATCCTTTACTGTCTCAACCAGCAAAG CCTCGGGCCCCCACGGCGCCTTCAATGGGAACTGTGAAGCAAAACTCTCCGTAGTCCCTAAAGTGTCGGGCCTGGAGCGGAGCCAGGAACAGCCCCCAGGGCCCGACCCGCTGCTAGTGCCTTTCCCCCCGAAGGAACCACCGCCTCCACCGGCCCCTCGGCCTCCTGTCTCACCCCCTGCGCCCTTGCCGGCCGCCCCCagtctgccacccccaccccagccccagctgcaGCTTCGGGTCTCGCCCTTCGGCCTCCGCACTTCTCCCTATGGCAGCAGCCTGGACCTCAGCACTGGCAG CTCTTCACGGCCGCCCCCCAAGGCCCCGGCCCCTCCCGTGGCTCAGCCTCCCCCCTCATCATCCTCTtcgtcctcttcctcctcatctgcCTCCTCCTCGTCCGCGCAGCTCACCCACCGGCCCCCGACGCCCTCACTGCCCCTGCCTTTGTCCACCCACAGCTTTCCCCCCCCCGGGCtgcgg ccccccccccccccccaccacccctccttgttctcccctggccccaccctgcccccacccccacccctgctgcagGTGCCAGGGCACCCTGGGGCCTCAGCCGCTAACGCCCTTTCTG agcaggaccTGATCGGCCAGGACCTGAACTCTCGCTACCTgaatgcccagggtggccccgaggtggtgggggcagggggctcgGCCCGGCCCCTGGCCTTCCAGTTCCACCAGCACAACCACCAGCACCAGCACACCCACCAGCACACCCACCAGCACTTCACCCCTTATCCCCCGGGCCTGCTGCCACCCCACGGCCCCCACATG TTTGAGAAATACCCAGGGAAGATGGAAGGCCTTTTCCGGCacaat CCGTACGCGGCCTTCCCTCCCGCAGTGCCCGGCCTCCCTCCGGGCCTTCCGCCGGCTGTCTCCTTTGGCTCCCTGCAGGGGGCCTTCCAGCCCAAG AGCACGAACCCCGAGCTGCCACCACGACTGGGGCCAGTGCCGAGCGGGcttccccagaaggggacacag ATCCCCGACCATTTCCGGCCACCTTTGAGG AAGCCAGGGAAGTGGTGTGCCATGCACGTGCGCGTGGCTTACATGATCCTGAGACACCAGGAAAAGATGAAG GGCGACTCCCACAAGCTTGACTTTCGGAACGACCTCCTGCCCTGCCTTCCGGGGCCCTATGGGGCCCTGCCCCCTGGGCAGGAGCTCCCCCACCCGGCCGCCTCCCTCTTCACTGCgactg GTGCCGTCCACGCTGCAGCCAACCCTTTCACGGCAGCTCCCGGGGCCCACGGACCCTTTCTGAGCCCCAGCACCCACATTG ATCCCTTTGGGCGTCCCACAAGCTTCGCCTCCTTGGCTGCCCTCTCCAACGGGGCCTTTGGAGGCCTGGGCAGCCCGACATTCA ACTCCGGCGCCGTCTTTGCCCAGAAAGAAAGCCCAGGGGCCCCACCAGCCTTCGCCTCCCCGCCAGACCCGTGGGGCCGCCTGCACCGCAGTCCTCTGGCCTTTCCTGCCTGGGTCCGGCCCCCTGAGGCCGCCCGGACGCCAGGCTCAGACAAGGAGCGGCCTGTGGAGCGGAGGGAGCCCTCGCTCACCAAGGAGGAGAAAGACAG GGACCTCCCCTTCTCGCGGCCCCAGCTCCGCGTTTCTCCGGCCACTCCCAAGGCCCGGGCTGGCGAGGAAGGGGCCAGGCCGCCCAAGGAGTCCGTGCGGGTCAAGGAGGAGCGCAAGGAggaggccgccgccgccgccgccgccgccgctgctgccgccgccgctgctgccgctgccgctgccgccgccgccaccaccggGCCTCAGGGCCTTCACCTGCTGTTTGAGAGGCCCCGGCCACCCCCCTTTCTGGGCCCTAGCCCCCCGGAGCGCTGCGCCGGCTTCCTGGAGCCGACCTGGTTGGCAGGGCCCCCTCGCCTGGCCAGGCCACCGCGCTTCTATGAGGCTGGTGAGGAGCTGACCGGCCCGGGGGCTGTGGCCGCCGCCCGCCTGTACGGTCTGGAGCCCGCCCACCCCCTGCTCTACAGCCGCCTGGCGCCACCACCGCCCCCCGCTGCAGCCCCGGGGACCCCTCACCTTCTCAGCAAGACCCCCCCGGGAGCCCTTCTGGGGGCACCGCCTCCGCTGGTGCCCGCGCCCCGGCCCAGTTCCCCACCAAGGGCCCCTGGCCCCGCCCGGGCTGacaggtga